One stretch of Sardina pilchardus chromosome 17, fSarPil1.1, whole genome shotgun sequence DNA includes these proteins:
- the th2 gene encoding tyrosine hydroxylase 2, whose amino-acid sequence MKTESVVQTVPFTGRKRSLLDDARRDRESGSSAGPGPSRVGDCCVFEEKNGKVSLHVLFALSNEKNTGFFKAGKVFETFEAKLLHVESRPRKSKNNTSDLEFLIKCEIHTSDIDVFINSLKRVADDVRTVPEEKVLWFPRKIRDLDRCNHLVTKFDPDLDQDHPGYSDKDYRIRRAFISELAFNYKQGEPLPRVEYTPEEISTWRQVYCTLTSIYPTHACRQFLDGLEQLEKECGYAEDNIPQLRDVSAFLKEKTGFQLRPVAGLLSARDFLASLAFRVFQCTQYIRHPSAPMHSPEPDCCHELLGHIPMLADKEFAQFSQEIGLASLGASDEDIERLSTLYWFTVEFGLCKQSGSVKAYGAGLLSSYGELLYALSNEPEYKPFNPEEAAVQPYQDETYQPIYFVSESFEDAKAKLRQFSSTIQRPFTIRYDPITSSLDVLDRPGQIQKALGQIQEELKTLYQALESLGQR is encoded by the exons ATGAAGACTGAGAGTGTCGTCCAGACTGTGCCCTTCACCGGTAGAAAACGGAGCCTGCTTGATGACGCACGGAGGGACCGAGAGAGTGGCTCCTCGGCGGGCCCGGGTCCCTCGCGCGTCGGGGACTGTTGCGTGTTTGAGGAGAAGAACGGTAAAGTTTCTCTCCACGTGCTTTTCGCCCTCAGTAACGAGAAAAACACCGGGTTCTTCAAAGCGGGCAAGGTGTTTGAG ACCTTCGAAGCCAAACTTCTTCACGTGGAGAGCCGACCCAGAAAGTCCAAGAACAACACATCGGACCTGGAGTTCCTCATCAAGTGTGAAATACATACCTCGGACATCGACGTCTTCATCAACTCATTGAAAAGGGTCGCAGACGATGTGCGGACAGTCCCTGAAGAAAAAG TGCTCTGGTTTCCAAGGAAAATAAGAGATTTGGATAGATGCAATCATTTGGTAACGAAGTTCGATCCTGATTTGGATCAAGATCACCCC GGTTACAGCGATAAAGATTACAGAATAAGAAGAGCTTTCATCTCGGAACTCGCATTTAATTACAAACA AGGGGAGCCCTTACCCAGGGTAGAATACACGCCTGAGGAAATATCAACGTG GAGGCAGGTGTACTGCACCCTGACCAGCATCTACCCCACGCACGCCTGCAGGCAGTTTCTGGATGGACTGGAGCAGCTGGAGAAGGAGTGTGGCTACGCGGAGGACAACATCCCCCAGCTGAGAGATGTGTCTGCCTTCCTCAAAG AAAAGACAGGCTTCCAGCTGCGTCCAGTAGCAGGTCTCCTCTCGGCACGGGACTTCCTGGCCAGCCTGGCGTTCCGAGTGTTCCAGTGCACACAGTACATCCGACACCCCTCAGCTCCCATGCACTCCCCAGAACC AGACTGTTGTCATGAGTTACTCGGCCACATCCCAATGCTTGCAGACAAAGAGTTTGCTCAGTTCTCACAG GAAATTGGTCTGGCATCACTGGGGGCATCTGACGAGGACATTGAGAGACTTTCAACa CTGTACTGGTTCACAGTGGAGTTTGGCCTCTGTAAGCAGAGCGGATCGGTCAAAGCGTACGGAGCGGGACTACTGTCCTCCTATGGAGAACTCCTA TATGCTCTTTCAAACGAACCCGAATACAAACCCTTTAACCCAGAGGAAGCTGCGGTCCAACCCTACCAGGATGAAACATACCAGCCCATATACTTTGTGTCTGAGAGCTTTGAAGACGCAAAGGCAAAACTGAG GCAATTTTCCTCAACGATCCAGAGGCCGTTCACCATCCGGTATGACCCGATCACCAGCAGCCTGGACGTGCTGGACCGGCCTGGACAGATCCAGAAGGCGCTGGGTCAGATCCAGGAGGAGCTGAAGACCCTGTACCAGGCCCTGGAGAGTCTGGGTCAGAGGTGA